The Athene noctua chromosome 25, bAthNoc1.hap1.1, whole genome shotgun sequence region CCAGGTGTGCAGTCATGCTATATACAGGCAGTAATTTTCCAACAGACTCTCTAATTGAAGACATCCCAACCAATGGTACAGGCCCTTTCGGTTTTCCACTGTTCAATGCTTTCATATTGTAATTTATGCCATGACCATTTCCTTTTGAGTCTCCTTTCAAGTGCTGACATGAGACACCCAAGGATTTTTGGGTCAGGAATGCATCATTATGGGCTGAAGACCTGACCCAGTTCCTGGACAGAGATCCAGTGGAGGCAAATAACAATGGTCTGAGATTTTCCTGTGGGATTGTTTGTCACCCTGTTCAAAAGAAGGGTCCATCATGCTCTGATGGTCACTGGTCTGCTTTCCAGTGAGTGGGCTGCACTGCTCATTTTGAATCTCCTCCTCCTGGGGGTCTTGCTTTTGGGATTAATCTGCCAGTCTGTTTTGCCATTTCCTCTCTCTGAGCAATCTCTTGCGGTCTCCAACCAATGCCTTCAGCATATTAGGGTTATTTCTCTGACCAATCTATGTGCAAACAGCATCTGTGTTGATGCATATGTGTTTTCTCACTTGTGTGTCTGTATTCATTCTTGTATCAGAAGAATTTGTTTTCCCTAAGATCTTGGTATATATGCATGCTTAAGTGTGTGCATGCACAGAGGTGTGCATGAGCGCCTGTCTGTCCCTGCATATGTCTCCTCCTCATGAGGATATGTGCTGGTCATGGCAGGGGCACTCTCCACTCTGAACAGGATCACCACAGAGCATCAGGTTCCACAGGCTACAAGGCGGTCAGTGGCTGTTTAACAGCAATGGCATGGGTCTGGTGGAGATCTGCCCTGGGTGCTGGCACTCAGACACAACCCCTGTCTCCTGAGCTCTCTTTGTCATACTCCTCTAAAGCTCACATTCTGCTACTTCAGATTTCAGAGCCTAGTGAGGACAGTTTCACACCAGTTTGGAAACACAGTTTAATTCAGTGTATCAATGTTCAAAGTGTCTTAGCATGACTGTCAGTCACCACTCACTGCCTCTCCAGGTCAGGATACATCTTCTCCTCCCAGTGTTAAGGAGTTCAAAACTTTATGTACAGGGAGAAAAACCAGGAAATCCTGCCCACTTCATGAAGGGCACTCCTGAGTGAACCTGCTTCTGTTGCAGTGTCAACAGTGTCAGGGATGGGACACAGGCCCTTTGTGTCCAAGTCAAAGCCAGGGGCACCTCTGCAGCTAATTGACCTGAGAGTGAGTCAGGGAGGGGCTGAGACCTTGAGTCGTGGCCAAACACAAGGACAGATGACCTAGTGTCACTATGCTTTGAGAGGAAGGACAGGCCGTCTAGGCTGCAAAGGGAGAGCCAAACAGCTGACAACTCACTTGGTCTTCAGCCACACAGAGCTTTTATGTTCCACACTGAGATCCTGCCTGGGAGGGAAGGATTGTCTGATTCATTGCCACACTCCCCAGACACTGCTGCTATCCTTCGAGGAGTGTCAGGAGAACTCTTTCCCTCAGAGACTGTTGACAGTGAAAGGAAGGGCGCTGCAGGAGAGGTGGAAATGCTTTCTATTGAGGACTGCTTCTGCAAGAAACTTCTTTGTGTTTCACCTTAGGCAGTTTCTCTCAGTaaccttcttcctttcctccagACAGGCTTTCCATGTCTAATCACTGCACAGTGGTGCTTGCTGGTGGGGAATGGGATGTGCAATAACAGAGAATAATTATCTTCTGTGACTGAATTTTGCCCCATTCCTCCATGGCCCCTGAACACCCCTGGGCACACCCCCTCCACCTCGACGCAGGTAGGAAAGCATTGGCTTTGGCTATTGAGAGGTTCCAAGAGACAGGCTCTCACTCTGCTGATTCCATCCCCAAGATGTTTTATCCAGTCTCTGAGATATGGAAGTGGGAATCCTGTCACTTCTGGGTGCTACAGTCACTTAGATGTCCCCAGTCAGGTTGCACACCTAGAGAgaccagggaggagaggaggccAAGAAAGAGGGAAAGTTTCTCCTCAAATCAAGTGCTATAAGGAGAAAGAGAGCTGAAACTGTAAGCACAGGCCACCAGTCTGAGGAGTGACTACCACTGACTCTCAGAGTAAGCTGAGGtagagggaaagagaaggatggAGCAAGCCCTTGTGCATGGGAACCTGTGGGTATACAACTGAGGACTGCAATACTTAGAGTATCTGGGATCATTCCCGAAAAAAGAGTTGCAAATGAGCCCAACAAGGTACCCCAAGCTGGTGTCCCCTGCCTGCATGGGACCTCTTCAGGACTTGAGTTCCATCCTCAGCACTGTTGCGTTCCTGTGTGGGAAGTCCTTGGGCCTCTCATTCCAGTGTTTGGCAGAAGCGTCTCTGGCACAAAGGGCATTTCAGAAATGAGGAAATGAAAAGAAGGCAATGAAGGAAACCAAACTGCAAGCTATGTGATTAGGAAGGGTATTCTCCATTTAAGATGAGTCTGTTGGAAAATTAGTGCCTGTGCAGAGACAGCCTCAGGGCCTGGGGTGGTGCAAGAGCAGTATAAAAGCAAACCCAAAGCCTTGTtctctcatccacttctctcGCCTTTCTCTCCTtgggaaccaggtgagtctgCAGCACTTTCTGCTTCTCATTCTTCCCCAGGCTGAGGTCACACACCACTGGAGACTTCAGACAATGCCTCCTCCATCATGCCACAGCAGGACGTAGAGGTCCTTGTTATAAAACTAGAAAGGAGGGAAGATCTAACATGGAGAGAGGCTGGGTCTTGGATGAGGTGTCTCCCGAGCTATCAGCTAAGTAGGGACCTCCCTGGGCTTGGCCGCTCTTAACAGGGCACTTttgggcagaggggaaggagatgCCCATTAGTCTCCCTACAGAAGCATTAGCTCACTGGCCAGTATGTGCCTTTATCTTCATCATGGTGGGGTGACAGGCAGCTACTCACCCATCTCCCCTGCTCTACTTCTTGCTAAActctctcccaggtgcacctcTGGCCCTGAGACATGTCCTGCAACATCCCGTGcatgccctgcctgccctgccagccctgcggcccgaccccgctggccaacagctgcaatgagccctgtgtcaggcagtgccaggactccaccgtcgtcatccagccctcccccgtggtggtgaccctgcccggccccatcctcagctccttcccgcaGAGCAccgctgtgggctcctccacctccgctgccgttggcagcatcctcagctctgAGGGAGTGCCCATCTCCTCCGGGGGCTTTGGCCTCTCCGGCTTGGGCGGCCGCCTCTGCGGCAGGAGGTGCCTCCCCTGCTAAAGCTGCTGGTGACGGCCCTGGGGAAGGCCCCCAGGGACACACAGAGTGTCACCGGACTGGGTATGGAGCACTGGGTTCTTGCTTTCAGAGGGGCTGAGCAACCCCAGCACCCCTTGCAAAAGGATGTGGCCAGCCTGGGCTCTCAGCAAGCACAGCCCATGCCTgcctttcccttctcccactcTCCCCTTTCCCTCGCGTGCGCTGCTTGTCCTGGGCTGTGAGCCCCACAGagccagcctggggaggacctgctggccctgctccctctgtggggcaggcaggtggaCACGCGGCTGCATCTGTGCCACGGCCACGGGGCGCAGACTGCTCTCTGCCCCTGGTGCTCCCTGCACCAGGCCTTCAACTCCGAGTGACCTCGTTTCCTCTTTTGGCTCATTAAAGTTCTGCTGCATCCCAGCGCACGCCTCTGTCTCATCCTTTCCCCTCCATACAGTGCCCCGAGATGCCCCGGGAGAGAGGTGTGTCCCAGGGGTGTTTAGGTGGGAGTTTTTGGGGATGGTTGTGCAGTGGTTGTTAACACAATGATTGTTATCTGAAAGACTGTAGCAGTCTTTCCAAAGTAGCTGTTCTTTGGAGAATACTTGGGAATTTGGTGGTGTGAGGTGGTGCGTGTCTTTGTACcacttgtttttctcttctttccctccctctcttaGCCTGTCCTGTTCTTAACCCAAGGGCATTTCGCTCTCCTGCTCTTTCAGCTCTCCCCCCATCCCAATAGGACAGGGTATGGAGAGAACAGCTGTTGGGTGCTTAGTACTTGCCAGGGTCAGCACACCACACAGGCCCCCTGGCAGTGAATGTCCTCCTTGTCctgctccttccctgtctgtGCCCAGGGAGTCAGGGAGAGACTCAGGGCAAGAAGAGAGGCAGCAGGTGCAGGCTGAGTGTCTCAGGGCTGTGCAGGAGCTCTCCAAAGCAGTGCGGTGAGCAGCAGCAAAGTGTGCAGCGAGATTTGCATCTGAGGAAGGGGAGCTGCTGAActgctgcaggacacagctgggCAAGATGACATGTGTCTGCCCAGAGCCCTGAGTGGCAGCTGGCTTGGTAGCATCCAGCCCTGCGTCCTCACACATCCTTCAGCCCCTGACAAGCCACAGCCTAAAAGCAGGTCCAGGGCAAGTTGTTTTTGCATGAAGCCCAGCAAAAGAGGTGCGACTCCCACCACTGTTCCCAGATGTTGAGGACTGTCATCAACATCCTGGGCTACCAGAGCAGGATCTGAGTGAGGAGATAGAGGGTAATGCTTAGTACTCACCTGATGGCATCTAGAACACCGCTATAATACAAGAAAAATGTAATGCAAGAACGTCCTTGACTTAGTGGCG contains the following coding sequences:
- the LOC141970096 gene encoding feather keratin 1-like, producing MSCNIPCMPCLPCQPCGPTPLANSCNEPCVRQCQDSTVVIQPSPVVVTLPGPILSSFPQSTAVGSSTSAAVGSILSSEGVPISSGGFGLSGLGGRLCGRRCLPC